The DNA region ATTTCTATCCAACTATGGTGAGGAAAAAGCATATCCAGTTATAAGTTATCTTAAATCGGGGGTATGGACAAGACCTGATGAAGTAACTGCTCTTAATACCCCATCGACCAAGCTTAACAACAACCTTGGATATAATTTAAGCCCGATGGGTAATGAAATATTCTTTTCAAGCAACAGATATGGAGGTATTGGAAGCAATGATATATGGATAGTTGAAAAAACACCAACAGGCTGGTCTTCTCCCAAAAACCCTGGAAAACCTTTAAATTCTGCACAAGGAGAAGCTGACCCAAGTTTATCTCCCGATGGGAAACAACTGTATTTTGTAAAATGGACAGATAAAAAATCCTCTACGGGACTACCTTGCGGTAAAATAGTAGTTTCTCAGCGTACTAGCAAAGAAGGTTTCAGGGAGCCAGTAGACCTTCCTTCTCCTGTCAATTCAGGTTGCGAATGTTCTCCAAGAATTCTTTCTGACGGAAAAACTTTAATATTCTCTTCTGAAAGAACCGGAAGCAAAGGGGGATTTGACTTTTATAAGACACAGCGTAAAGATGATGGTAGCTGGTCTACTCCAATCCCGCTTACATATATTAACTCTAAAGAGGACGAGGTTTATGCAGCTATTCCCGCCAATGCGGAGATGATTTATTACACTTCCATAAATGGAAAATCTAAAGACATTTACAGAAGTAAACTTTCTCAAGAGTTCCAACCTGACAGAGTATTTTTGCTTGCAGGAAAAATAAAAGAAGAATCAGGAAAAACTGTTGCCGGAAAAATTATAGTAACTGAACTTCCTTCCAAAAAACTTATTTCAGTTATAAATCTGAAACAAGACGAGCCATACTTGATCATACTTCCAAAAGGAAAAACTTTTGATGTCACAGCTTATGGCAGCACCAAAGGATGGTTCTATAAAGGCAATAGCATTCCGCTTGATACACTTTCCAAATCTGTTTATAAGGAGCAGGATTTTAAACTTCCGGCAGTAAAACTAAATACAGCTATTGATCTTTCCGATATTCAGATGGAGGGAAGCACTCTATCTCCTTCCTCAACTATGAATCTTGATAAACTTGTAAAATGGCTTCAGGAAAATCCTACGGCAGCAATTGAAATAGGCACATCTATATCGGAAGTAAAGTCTGACACAGTACAAGCACATGAACTCACTGAAGTAAAAGAGGAAACTGTAACTCTGGACACCACGGCATATATCCGCAAGATTTACCATAATGATGTTACACAGAAACAGGCTGATGCCATAGCAACCTATCTTACCCAAAAAGGAATTGCAAGTGCAAGAATAAAACCAGTAGGATATGGAGACAAGAAAAAAGAAAACAAATCTGAAATTACTATTTTGAAAGAATAAGAATAAAAAAATAATGAACCCCCGAAAACTCATTGTATTAAGCTATCCAATGAGTTTTTTTATTTACAGAGCGTTTATATCAGCTCATTCTTTCCTGGCAGGGAATGACCTTTTATAATTATGTTCTATGTATTCTCCTCCAGGCAAATCATACTTCATTTTCTGATGAGATGGATAACTCTTTATGGCCTCATCACAATCTTCTATGATAGTAGTAGTCTTCTTATTGTGTTTTGAAAAAGTATTCTTATAGTTGTGACTTTCCCGGTAATGATTTTCATCTTCAACAGTCCCATAATACTTCTGTTGCTCATCCTTTTCCTCTCTCTTCGAAGGTGAAAATTGTTGTTTGTAATTTTGACCAGATTGTGCCATTAAATTTGCTGAAAAGAATATCAAAGCTCCAGCCAGCCAGCCCTTCATCTCTCTCATAGCCTCTTTTCTTTTTAAAAGAACAAAGCTATGCAAGACTATTGTTTCACCGTAATGAAATTAATATAGTTCAGAGAGGAATAATCTGAGGATGCAAAAGGACTTCAAGATGTACTTTTCCGCACCAACCATTATAAACTTTCTATAGGAGCATGTTTATTTTTTAAATGAATAAACAAAAGAAGTACGTTTATCTGGAAAGATTCCTAATTCAACAATATTCTTTTTTTTGAAAGACCCCTCTTCCAGAATTGGTTCACCTAATATTTCAAAATAAAATTTCTCTTCAAAAACATGTGGAAGAAAACCTGCCATACCCAGGAGGACCATTCTATTTACCTCATTTCGTCCAACTACAAGTTTTTTTTCTTCAAGAAAACTAAATGCCTCTCTGATTATTCTAGGATTTAAAGTAAGTGATACCTCTGTATAATCAATAAATATCGTATTATCAAAGTTTTTCATATACGCTTTTAGAAAAGCATTATGTACCTTTTCAGGAAATGTATCTCCAAACTGCACATAGCTGCCATGGCACAGACATTGAGCAGCAAGACGCCCTTCCTCTGTTTTAGAAAATACAAATATTTCAGAAACCACTGGCTTCAACAGCTTTATAATAGCTTCAAGCTGTTCAAAGGAGAGCTTTAGGTCATTCCAGAAAACCATTACTAATTCTTTTCTTTCCATATAGCCTGAGATTAGCAAGTCTATAAAC from Sporocytophaga myxococcoides includes:
- a CDS encoding OmpA family protein — translated: MKKLSFLLFFIICFNTTKKAYSQGTSLSQPINSPLGDELNPSVSADGKTLLFLSNYGEEKAYPVISYLKSGVWTRPDEVTALNTPSTKLNNNLGYNLSPMGNEIFFSSNRYGGIGSNDIWIVEKTPTGWSSPKNPGKPLNSAQGEADPSLSPDGKQLYFVKWTDKKSSTGLPCGKIVVSQRTSKEGFREPVDLPSPVNSGCECSPRILSDGKTLIFSSERTGSKGGFDFYKTQRKDDGSWSTPIPLTYINSKEDEVYAAIPANAEMIYYTSINGKSKDIYRSKLSQEFQPDRVFLLAGKIKEESGKTVAGKIIVTELPSKKLISVINLKQDEPYLIILPKGKTFDVTAYGSTKGWFYKGNSIPLDTLSKSVYKEQDFKLPAVKLNTAIDLSDIQMEGSTLSPSSTMNLDKLVKWLQENPTAAIEIGTSISEVKSDTVQAHELTEVKEETVTLDTTAYIRKIYHNDVTQKQADAIATYLTQKGIASARIKPVGYGDKKKENKSEITILKE